AGCCATACTTTTTTATCTTGCTATCGGACAACATTATGGTAGATTTGGAGTTCTTGTAAGCGCTATGTTTGTCGTTTTTGGTGCTATTCGTTTGGCTCGTTTTAATGTGACTACTGGCACATATGAACCAAATGTATTTATAGGGCTTCCTATACCCACTGCTGCGATAGTTAGTGCGCTTTATGTTGGTATGTATGTTAATTACGATCTTAAGGGTTTTGAGTGGATATATATATTTATGCAGTGCGTTTTGGCAGTGCTTATGGTAAGCAATATCCGCTATCCAAGCTTTAAAAAGATAAACCTAGAGCAAGCTCATGTGATGAGAATTTTGGTTGGTTTAGTTATAGCATTTTCTATGCTTTATCTATATCCGCTAGAAAGTGCGGTCATCGTCATGAGTGTTTATGTTTTTTATGGTATAATCAGAGCCACTATAATGTTTTTTAAAAATTTTAAAAAGGAGAGTTCATGAGTGTTGGTGTCGCAAAATCAATAAAATTTTTACCACAAATTAAAATCAAAAACTCTCTACTGCTGCTACGCAAGTAGCAAATTTTCTATCTAACCTCATAATT
This portion of the Campylobacter suis genome encodes:
- the pssA gene encoding CDP-diacylglycerol--serine O-phosphatidyltransferase, which produces MNNQKPQLMYILPNLFTASSAFLGIVSVIASIKGDYEKAIIWIILSLILDGLDGRVARLTKTTSKFGVEFDSLADLVAFGVAPAILFYLAIGQHYGRFGVLVSAMFVVFGAIRLARFNVTTGTYEPNVFIGLPIPTAAIVSALYVGMYVNYDLKGFEWIYIFMQCVLAVLMVSNIRYPSFKKINLEQAHVMRILVGLVIAFSMLYLYPLESAVIVMSVYVFYGIIRATIMFFKNFKKESS